GATCATTTTGAGATAAACAATCAAAATCTGAATATAGTAGAGAGGCACAATCTGCTATAAAAAAAAACATCATCTTGAAGAATCAGTTGATGAAGAGGTATACATGCCTAGGTCCTATAGAACCTGAAGTGCGAGGAGTGAATAATCCTAAAGGAACACTCTGTCAGTTGGCCAAATCAGTTGGAGGGTTTGAAGATAGGATTTGGTATAACCTTATAactttccaatctgttgatttgggaacaaACAAGAtccatgaaaaattaaaataaattattgtaatggacgaatataataatatatatcctCTTAATACCAAAATATTTCACTTAAATCACTGAAAAAGCAACCAATTTGCTCATTTTCCAAGAAAGAACTCAAAACGGATAAGATTGAGATTCGAGTGCctataaaaaaattgcataaaaagaCTTGAGATCTAAATAGGAGACATTAAGAGGTTTTTGACTTTCAGCaatgagggtttcaaattacctctAAATTTGTTGCATAGGGCCTCGCTGACTTCAAATTCGCTGCAGCAAACTCTGAATTCCTTGCCCGCCATTTTAAAAGTCTCCAAGTCCtatccaaacaagctttatcacCCATGCAATTGCTTCAATACCTGTCCATGAGAATAACAAAtgtaactagtgatattcaatgatgacacattcaagtaactagtgatattcaatgataATAAATTCAAGGCACTCTTTGATTAAAGAACAGTAGTAAAACTTGGGATAAGATAGTGTGTTATCTGCAACAAACTTTGATACGGTCAAATCCAAATATTATGGATAATAATAAGCCAAAATCAATGACAAATAACAATAATAAGCAAAGAATCTTAGCTTAATAAATGCAACAACCAATACATAGTAATAGATTCAATCTTTTAGTACCAAAGAACACTACAAGTTAACAACTCAAAAACTGCAAAAGCCAAACAatataatgaagaatatgtctctTTAATCAAAATGATAGTATCATATGTTTCcaatatactttgatatgatagtcaaataatggttaatttaaactatatattttaaataagagtTATTTGATTATATAGAAAAGATATATGGAAATTAGGTCCAATTGACATGAAGATAAACGATAGTCATtactaaaatcagtttaaagtgtattcatttagggaccttttcAAAAAATATTCTCAACTTTCACATTATAaaaagatcttaaaatattcattgtttataatgataagaatttggttgttccatacaccgtcctttactattttaaaaatctcatcaaccaaaatattgtgcagtagtagtatggagtgcatttcatctattttatgcccaaagatttcatcataccactttcttttgaAAGGCGCCCAGAATTTGATGTGTACTTACTTCCAAAATCTTTATAATAACCCTACTTCTTGGTGTTTGCATCAGTTCTAAGATTTTATTAcaagggtttctatattttaaatgtctgtattaaaatatccattacacccccaacattcaattgttgtgctggtatataagaaatatatgcatatcaaaccttgttcctaaaatctttattttttgaaatcatggaaacattacataatttaaaagAAAGCAACCAGaagaatgcagagagataaaaaaaactctatagagcaactattttacatacctcaaatacaaaattataGGGTGGAacaaaaaaaaatggcaaatcaaggaaagaatgaaagatccacaccaaatttttatacaatgcagtccagttgaaggattttcattcaacacaagatagtgaaggggtcattatgatgatttgtttgaaggttcataagttaaaggtagtcaataccatataaagagtgaataaattgaagagatCGATGAATTGTCagtgtagcatgaggatgtatgatgttaacgaTAGCTAAATGATATTGTGATGGTGGcaaaactacaaaaagttttgatcatatttttattgagcatgaaagcaactAGCTTGAgcccatgaatgataggcatcgtgttgtagagtatccacccttgttgaacaagggtatcacattttttgaggctcgatcagtgcaaggagCCATCCTCTTTGCTTCATAAGAAGGTGAAGAAATATGAATGCATGAAGTTGGTAATGGTGGCTACAGTGATATATttcagttgaaggattttcattcagcacaagatagtgaaggggtcgtTATTGACAGTAATATGCGTGCAAATTTTATTTGCATCTTTGTATAAAACATGGCACGAGTTGAaaagtttgaaaattaaatatgAAGTGGTTTTGATTCACCATTTTGTGTATAAGCAGAGAGGAGAGGTAGATGTCTTTGTTTATATGCCTACAAAACAATGATGAAATGgatcatggttattgttacaatcATAAGTTGAATACATGAGATCTTCCTTGACTCAAATGAATGATAGTGTACTGATTTCTTCAAAACCTGCTACTTTCTTCCCTATCTCTCTTTCCTCTCAGCTACATAAGATTGTTTTTACTTGTAAAACTATTGATCTAGGTTGGTTGAGTTCTTGTTTCCTTTGTAAAACGAATATTCCAAAAGGACCTACCTATGCTTATTAAGGCCCCAGTAGTTTGAGGTCAAAAGATACCAAGGGTTCTAACCACTTTAGGGTGAATATGGATATAGGGATATAGAGTTTAACATGAAGAGTATGGTAGGCTAAGGATCCTTCCAAGGTCAAGAGTTAGAGATTCTACAAGACAGTATGATgtgtgaatcaaacacaatgaaaaaAAGTATCAAAACGATAGTGATATGTTAGAAAAGGGTATTCTTGTAGTCAAGAGGTTTTGTCTCAATTTTCACAATCAAGTGACAAAGAGCCTTAAAAAAGCCTTTCAATGATAATAACAAAACATAGTCTTTCGAACAGTCACAACTTATAGAAGAGAACAGGCCAGATTCTCACAATCAAGAGTCACTGCCAGAAGACATTAATGCTTGCATGAAAGATTGTAGCAGCATTTGAAACAAACCATTGCAACCCTAGCACAAATAGGAATGAATGAATAAAGATTTGTTAGCAAATCCATCAAAAGGGTAGAGATATTCAATCGCAAGGCCTATCAAAGCATGCATTGCAGTAGATACTATGATTGAATCAAAAGAGCACAAATGCATAAAATCCTCAAAAAGGTTATAAAGCCACAAAAGATAGTTGTGAAGACAAAGATGCAGTCACTTGAAGGGTCTAATAACCTTGCAGAGTGACAGTGGTTAGTCTAAGGGGataataatgaagatcaaaaccctcgAGGTTAGACAAAGACAATCCAATCATGAAAGTATAGTGAAGAAGGACAAGTAAATGACCTAGAACAATAATATAGAAGCACTATCAAAGAAAAATCCCTGTCAAAAAGTTAGGACATTCATGGGCAATGGGTGCAGACCTCAAAAGATGAGATCAattttgatgataatagtagagcaaTTTTGGACACTTAAAAGCATATTTGACCTGAAAATAGATActttatatatatgtctatatattagCAGCAGTTTGCATCCCAAAACTTTCATTTTTGGAACATTTGAGAGTCTCTCTTGGCATGAAATAATTTCTATCTGACATCTGAGCTCTTGGAATCTAATCAATCATTTGATCATCATGCAAAATCAGTTGACTATATATGAATGCATCTCTATATTTGTCAATAGGCACACTACCCTTGTTGCAACTATTGCTTCAAAAGTAGATAAGGCAAAACCAGGAGCAAACAGTACATTTAATGTTAGAGGCAAGATGAATACATACCTGCAGGCCTTGTAGCAACCGGAGTCAAAGGTAGAGACGAGATGAAAGCAGATATTCTTTGAATAAGCTACCGCTTGGAGATGAAAAACTTGGCACCATTCATTTGCTGCTTGATATGCTAAATGTTTTTCAAACAAAAATCCACTTGATGTCATTCATTTGCCCTTAATTAGCAGCTCAATATGCTAAAATTCaagtttttctatctttattttttatttaaggcaatcaaaatacttttaatttttaatttaagataatttaaataataatgtaaatgtttaagaaaataattattttgtcTTTAAAAATTGTCTCAAACCTTCTTTTTATGTAGTAGTGGTGAAATGttattacttttattcttattatatttttaatggaaataaaaatataatataatataatacatatgctaatataattatttattatttataaataaaattaagatttaaattaattaataatttacaaacaaaaatattacaatcgatcatttttttaaaaatatctagTATAAATCAAAAGTTATGTATAAATGCACATAGAATATGAAGTACCTAGTTTGAAAGCaatgttgtttcattttcaattaaaagCTAAATAGGGGAAAGTACCTAGTAGTTGAgcgcgttccaattcttgtgatagaaattgTTAATTTAAtgccccatacttgttgatttaatgtccaacttttgtataaCATGTTATCAAATAAGGGATACCTCATGACTAATAGTATAGAGGAgtagtagtcatttatttagtcatttttatttatatgactaatcatttagttgtgtttcttacctaatgaccaaattagtcatttatagttgtgttttcttacccgatgaccaaattagtcatttatttagtcatttatagttgtgttacaaaaaatgactaaaatttggaCATTTTTACTTATCgtgactaaaacttttagtcacCTGATCATTTATTGGTCGTATTTCTACGAGTGATAGTTACAAGAAAGCACTAGAAGATAAGCCACTAACCTCTTTTTGAATAGTGGAGATGATATGTTTCATATGGTTTAAGCTTCTAGACaactttcctttcctttcttggGTTGCAATGATCTCTTGTTTTCAACTATTGGGTTTTGTAGATCTGCACGATATTTCCATTATTTAGATGACATGTATAATGTGAATGTCTAGATGTATAAATGGATTTCAGATTTATAGAGATGGTTTTGCAAGTTTCACATGTTAACTAAAATCTATGATATGTAGATCTATAGTATGATTGGACTCAAGGTGTTCTAGATAGAGATAGTTACAAGTTTGCATGGCTGCTTGGAACGTTCGTATTGATCTATGGTTACTCCTATGTGGGTTTGTTTGGAAAATCGGATGTAGCATTGATTTTGGTGTTTGAGTCATAGAAATCCACAGGTCATGCCTAATTATCTATGTTATGCATGATATtgatgtgaggttgaatctttcaATTGTTTGAGATCGAAGCACTGATTATGTATTTATTCTTTGAGAGTTGCATATGAGTTGATCTTGTAAATTGtttgatgaggatttggtttggTAGGCCTTCTTGTTGGTCACCATTATTACATGGCATGTTGATTGCAATGAGATTTTGTGACTTAATTCTAGGTATCTAAAGTTGCCTATGAAGAAGTGATGTTTATAAGAACCTTTAGGGAATTTATTGAATTGCAAGGATTGAGTTCTCCACAATCAAACCCTTAGATGGATTGATTCAATAATGATGAACCATGGTAAAAAACAACATCTAGGCATGGAAtacatttccaaaatgatgatgtaatatttatataatctattttatCCACTTAAAATCCAATTCATAAATGTGCATATGAttcatttttaattataattagtcTCTAAATATGTCATCTTAATGTACAGCTTGAAATTTACAATTTAATCAATTCACAATAGTTAATATATCTCTTACATTTATATGTAATTGATTCATAGcatgagaaattaaataattaaataatttatataactAATATCACCTAATTTCTCAAATTAATCAATATTTATATAGGCGATGCTTTGCTCGTTGAAAACAACTTGCAAAATTTATTTATTCAAGATAAAATATTATGTACAATACgtattttaattaaatcaaataatgAAACTCTTTTGAAACAACAATAAACTCAATTCTAACAAATCAATTGTACACTCATTTCGCTATGAAGTTTGATGGATTCCCATGGTTCAACAATTTAAAACCCCTAGGTTTTATGGATTTAATAAGATTAGGTCAGCCTATTATCATTCAATTGCATCCTTAGGTCTGGTAATTCTCTAAGTTGATGATAGATGGTGATTTTGTGATGAAGTTAAATTACAATTCTTGACAAAAGTatgaaaaaaaaactttttgaCTTTGGGACATACAAACCTCTATATTCAAACAAGCACATACAAAACAAGTAAccaagataaaaataaaaattttgattgtCTTTTTGTTTAATGACCTCTATGCTTGGAGTGTTTAAGGCAAAAGAATTATTGCAGCAATTTTTGCTTAGGATCCACAAATTTTTATATTCAGATGAGctttcttaaaaaaaaaaggggcttattaaaaaaatttcaattgaCAGTTAAGAGTGGCACAATTCAGTCTCACTATGAAAAAAACATAAATCTTCGATATGATTATTACATCCAATAACCTCACTGTTGAGCTCATCATGAGGGAAAAGCTTGGCTTCATGCTTTTATCTGATGAAGAATCCAGTAATGTAACCCTGGACTTCAAACTATCTACAGTCTTGAATCATGATTGGCATCCATAAGTTAACAATTGTCTCTATACTATGGCAATTTTGAAAGTATGAATTATATTTTGAAACACAAACAAACTAGAAATCCCTAGACTAAAACCCATTTCAGGACTCAGACTCTCAGGTCCTCAAATTGTTATAAATAATAATAGACAGTCAATAAACTTGCAGGTCAAAGTAAACTACCAAAAATTATTCACCACATAAAGGATAGGCTTCCTGAAATAGGCATACACTCTACTACAATCGACACTTATCATAGATGATAAGCAATGAAAAACATGCTACCAAATCAAGCAAACTAAAACATTTAAAAAGCTATTTTTCCTACTTGTCATGTCAAGGGTTTAAGAAGAGAAATTTATGTATGAAATATTCAGCACATATCCACAGCTCAGAACCCAGTAAGAAATCCAGGAAAAAGATAAGCAGACACAtctcaatcctatcaaggatgtgTTTAATCCTTGTGACCCTTTATTATCAAGTTGACTAAGTACCCCCACCTGCATGCATTGTGCGTTTCACAACTTACAACAGTTTATCGAGTGCATTACGCTTGCTGAGGTCGAGGTCATCCACAACACTGCTTATATAACTGGTGTATGGCAGAGTATATTCATTCCAAACTTGTCCATGCAGCACTTTAGGCACTTTTAAAGTTTAACACTGGTTTTCCTGGAATTAAATGATATTGCAagtattatgcatgttattcttcTGGGAATCTTGTTATCGAGCAACATGTAAATGTCATTGTCATAAAACTTGTTCAATGCAAGGCACAACATTTTAAGCATTCGTCCTCATGCTCGCTTGAGTCCATCTAACCATTTTAATGAAATGTAAAGCATTAAGATAACTTAGTAATAtattcaaaaacacaaaatgcaATAAGCAGACTCATAAAGCTCTTCTAGGAAGTAGTGAcaagatttcaggacttcaaaTAAAATTGATAATGCTAGATTAGATAACAGGTATAGATGCATGAACAGAAGAAATGGAGTTCTCATGGCTTAAAAAATATGTAATATCTAGGATTAGAAGAAATGGAAAACAAGTAATGGATAATTAAAGTATACAGATTACGCTGCTAGACTTGGATCATATATTTCAGATTATGTCTCAATATTGGATTCATGGATGGACTCAAATAACAATTTATAATGAATTATCCAGGAACTCAAGAAATGAATGACCTAAATCATATTCTGCAACATTTGTCAATTAGAAATCTTGTGTGTATCCCCTCTCTAAGTTTAAGTAATACAATCTATAAAAGAATCTCAAAATCCATGCATATTCCATTGTCAATGAACTTTTTATAGTACAAGCATATCTGCAAAATGCATATCCATACTTCCATGTGTTCTTTTGTTAGCATCACGAGATGGATAAGTGGTGAGAATCTTATGCTGAACAGCATCCGGTCTTCTTTGTTGCCGATACCTCATCAACATTTATTGTCTGCCCCTTCCCAGGCACCGCTGCCGCAGCCTCCCCTGCCTCAATGGCCCTCTTGCTAACGATTTTGTAAATTTGAGTCAATACCTGCTTAAAAGCAGTTTCAACATTTGTACTCTCCAGAGCTGATGTTTCCATAAAGTAAAGGCCTTCCCTTTCAGCAAGTTCCTGACCTTCATCTGTAGTAACGGCTCTCAAGTGGCGCAAGTCTGACTTGTTACCAACAAGCATGACCACAATGTTGGAATCACTGTGCTCCCTTAGCTCTTTTAGCCATCTCTCAACATTGTCAAACGTCGCATGTCGGGTAATGTCATACACAAGCAATGCCCCAACAGCTCCTCGATAGTAGGCACTTGTTATAGCTCTGTATCTAAAAAACAAGAAAACCTGATTTCATATCCTCCATACAACAGGACTATTAAAAAACAGAATTAATACAATACCTACCACATGTTAACATTCTGCTAAACGAGAAAAACAGAGGAAAAGGTTGTGGATGATAACATCTTACAGAAACAATGCAACTGTTGTGGATCTGGGATCTAAAGTGTTTAAGTTTCGAAGCCATAAGTTTCTATAAACTGAAAATGGCATTTCAGATAAAGAGAacagattatatatatttccaaAGTACTTTCACGTTTCAGAGTTATAAATAGATGAATCAGAAGAGGACTATTTCTAATTGGGACAAAATCCTCTTGAGCAATCTGTATGTGTTGCTTTGGAGTTTATAAAAGGAACTGTGATATAGATAAGTT
This genomic stretch from Cryptomeria japonica chromosome 8, Sugi_1.0, whole genome shotgun sequence harbors:
- the LOC131048797 gene encoding ras-related protein RIC2; protein product: MAFRSEDDYDYLFKGVLIGDSGVGKSNLLSRFTRNEFNLDSKSTIGVEFATRSVQVDDKLIKAQIWDTAGQERYRAITSAYYRGAVGALLVYDITRHATFDNVERWLKELREHSDSNIVVMLVGNKSDLRHLRAVTTDEGQELAEREGLYFMETSALESTNVETAFKQVLTQIYKIVSKRAIEAGEAAAAVPGKGQTINVDEVSATKKTGCCSA